In Vidua chalybeata isolate OUT-0048 chromosome 5, bVidCha1 merged haplotype, whole genome shotgun sequence, one genomic interval encodes:
- the CHST11 gene encoding carbohydrate sulfotransferase 11 isoform X3, which translates to MRRNPFGMDICCRKGSRSPLQELYNPTQLSNTAILHQIRRDQVTDTCRANSVSSRKRRVLTPNDLKHLVVDEDHEMIYCYVPKVACTNWKRVMMVLTGRGKYSDPMEIPANEAHVSSNLKTLNQYSIPEINHRLKNYMKFLFVREPFERLVSAYRNKFTQKYNTSFHKRYGTKIVRRQRKNATQEALRKGDDVKFEEFVAYLIDPHTQREEPFNEHWQTVYSLCHPCHIHYDLIGKYETLEEDSNYVLQLAGVGNYLKFPTYAKSTRTTDEMTTEFFQNISSLHQTQLYEVYKLDFLMFNYSVPSYLKLE; encoded by the coding sequence TTGTCCAACACAGCAATTCTTCATCAGATCAGACGAGACCAAGTGACAGACACGTGCCGAGCAAACAGCGTGTCCAGCAGGAAGCGCCGTGTGCTGACACCCAACGATCTCAAGCACCTGGTTGTGGATGAGGATCATGAAATGATCTATTGCTATGTTCCCAAAGTGGCCTGCACAAACTGGAAGAGAGTCATGATGGTTTTGACGGGAAGAGGCAAGTACAGCGATCCAATGGAAATCCCGGCCAATGAAGCCCACGTGTCTTCAAACCTGAAGACCCTCAACCAGTACAGCATCCCAGAGATCAACCACCGCTTGAAAAATTACATGAAGTTCCTCTTTGTTCGTGAGCCTTTTGAAAGACTGGTGTCAGCCTACAGGAACAAGTTCACCCAGAAGTACAACACCTCCTTCCACAAGCGATACGGCACCAAAATCGTGAGGCGCCAGAGGAAAAACGCAACCCAGGAAGCTCTGCGGAAAGGTGATGATGTGAAATTTGAAGAGTTCGTGGCATATCTCATCGACCCACACACCCAAAGGGAAGAGCCCTTCAACGAGCACTGGCAGACTGTGTACTCCCTCTGCCACCCTTGCCACATCCACTACGACCTCATAGGGAAGTATGAAACACTCGAAGAGGATTCGAATTATGTTCTCCAGCTGGCAGGAGTAGGCAACTACCTGAAATTCCCCACCTATGCAAAGTCTACGAGAACTACTGATGAAATGACCACAGAGTTCTTCCAGAACATCAGCTCCTTGCACCAAACGCAGCTGTATGAAGTCTACaaacttgattttttaatgtttaattactCAGTGCCAAGCTACCTGAAATTGGAATGA